A DNA window from Hoplias malabaricus isolate fHopMal1 chromosome 5, fHopMal1.hap1, whole genome shotgun sequence contains the following coding sequences:
- the raf1b gene encoding RAF proto-oncogene serine/threonine-protein kinase, with amino-acid sequence MEHFQGAWKTLSNGFGLKDSVFDDTCISPTISKSFPYQRRSSDDGKIPDSSKASTIRVYLPNKQRTVVNVRPGMTLHSCLLKALKVRGLQPECCAVFRLHPEQPRSKKSRMDWNTDSTSLIGEELVVEVLDHVPLTTHNFVRKTFLKLAFCDICQKFLLHGFRCQTCGYKFHEHCSTKVPTMCVDWSNIRQLLQFPTPGESGAPSLPPLSSRRMRDSLSRFPASTHHRHSTPHAFNYITPVPPPEGSLSQKQRSTSTPNVHMVSTTLNVDGLTAEDSLKMQDSGSPHNLSPTGWSQSKTPAPVHRERAPSSNTQEKTRIRPREKRDSSYYWEIDASEVVLLSRIGSGSFGTVYKGKWHGDVAVKILKVTDPTPEQFQAFRNEVAVLRKTRHVNILLFMGYMTKEKLAIVTQWCDGSSLYKHLHVQDTNLQMFQLIDIARQTAQGMDYLHAKNIIHRDMKSNNIFLHDALTVKIGDFGLATVKTRWSGSHQVEPSGSVLWMAPEVIRMQDNNPYSFQSDVYSYGIVLYELMTGELPYSMVANRDQIIYMVGRGYLSPDLSKLYKNCPKAMKRLVADCIKKSKDDRPLFPQILASIELLQHSLPKINRSASEPSLHRVSHTGDFNVSTLTSTRLNVF; translated from the exons ATGGAGCACTTTCAGGGGGCCTGGAAGACCCTGAGTAATGGGTTTGGACTGAAAGACTCTGTTTTTGACGACACCTGCATTTCTCCCACCATCTCCAAGAGCTTCCCTTATCAGAGACGCTCATCAGACGATGGAAAAATTCCAGATTCCTCCAAAGCAAGCACGATCCGTGTCTATCTCCCAAACAAGCAGCGCACTGTG GTGAATGTGAGACCAGGTATGACTCTGCACAGCTGTTTATTAAAAGCTCTTAAAGTGCGAGGGCTTCAGCCAGAGTGCTGTGCTGTATTCAGGCTCCATCCAGAACAGCCCAGAAG cAAGAAGTCCCGTATGGACTGGAACACTGATTCTACCTCACTCATCGGAGAGGAGCTGGTGGTTGAAGTTTTAGATCACGTTCCTTTGACCACACACAATTTT GTACGCAAAACATTTCTGAAGCTGGCTTTTTGTGACATATGCCAGAAGTTTCTCTTGCATGGCTTCAGATGTCAGACGTGTGGATACAAATTCCACGAACACTGCAGCACAAAGGTCCCCACCATGTGTGTTGACTGGAGCAACATTCGCCAGCTCCT GCAGTTCCCCACTCCTGGAGAAAGTGgagctccatccctccctcctctctcctctcgaCGCATGCGAGATTCTTTGTCCAGATTTCCTGCCAG CACTCATCACAGACACTCCACTCCTCACGCCTTCAACTACATCACTCCAGTCCCTCCACCTGAAGGGTCACTCTCTCAGAAACAGCGCTCCACCTCCACCCCAAATGTGCACATGGTCAGCACCACACTGAATGTAGATGGCCTCACTGCTGAG GATTCTTTAAAAATGCAAGACTCAG GGAGCCCCCACAACCTCAGTCCCACAGGGTGGTCTCAGTCCAAAACCCCAGCTCCtgtccacagagagagagcacctTCATCCAACACTCAGGAAAAAACCAGAATT CGTCCCAGGGAGAAGAGGGACTCCAGTTATTACTGGGAGATTGATGCCAGTGAGGTGGTTCTCCTCTCTAGGATCGGATCCGGTTCATTTGGAACCGTCTATAAAGGGAAGTGGCACG GTGATGTTGCTGTGAAGATTTTAAAGGTGACAGATCCTACCCCTGAGCAGTTCCAGGCCTTTCGCAACGAAGTGGCAGTGCTCag AAAGACAAGGCATGTGAACATCCTGCTGTTTATGGGCTACATGACCAAAGAAAAACTGGCCATCGTGACCCAATGGTGTGACGGCAGCAGTCTCTACAAACACCTTCACGTCCAGGACACAAACCTGCAGATGTTCCAGCTCATAGACATCGCCCGGCAGACTGCACAGGGCATGGA tTATTTGCACGCAAAGAATATCATCCACCGGGACATGAAGTCCAACA ACATCTTTTTACATGATGCATTAACAGTGAAGATCGGAGACTTTGGCCTAGCTACGGTGAAGACGAGGTGGAGCGGCTCTCATCAAGTGGAGCCATCAGGATCCGTGCTGTGGATG GCTCCAGAGGTGATCCGTATGCAGGACAATAATCCGTACAGTTTCCAGTCGGACGTTTATTCCTATGGCATCGTCCTGTATGAGCTGATGACCGGAGAACTGCCCTATTCCATGGTTGCGAACAGAGACCAG ATCATATACATGGTAGGAAGAGGATATTTATCTCCAGACCTCAGCAAACTCTACAAAAACTGCCCCAAAGCCATGAAGAGGCTGGTGGCCGACTGCATCAAGAAATCTAAAGACGACAGGCCACTGTTCCCTCAA ATTCTGGCGTCTATCGAGCTGCTACAGCACTCTCTTCCCAAAATCAACCGCAGTGCCTCAGAACCATCCCTCCACAGAGTCTCTCACACTGGGGACTTCAACGTCTCCACACTGACGTCCACCAGACTCAACGTCTTCTAA
- the mkrn2 gene encoding E3 ubiquitin-protein ligase makorin-2: MSTKQVTCRYFIHGVCREGNRCMFSHDPTTSKPSTICKFYQKGICAYGERCRYDHIKPGGRGGGPPVEHTNRGSSSSAGASLPGPGPPSNTGRNTKKAIVLRDRALASDSVASRGQPYSAESAEVLDCWDYRDNSQAKPHSYLDAIRAGLDSSATASPFPDVPHQPQLCPYAAAGQCHFGNTCPYLHGDMCEICRLQVLHPHDPEQRAAHEKMCMMAFEMDMEKAFAVQHSQDKVCSICMEVVYEKASPSERRFGILSSCCHTYCLNCIRQWRCAKQFENKIIKSCPECRVVSEFVIPSIYWVEDQDEKNRLIEEFKSGVSKKPCKYFDQGRGTCPFGGKCFYMHAYPDGTRAEPDKPRKQLSSEGNVRFLNSVRLWDFIEEREHRGVPQFEDEVNELGELFMQLSAAGEESGTSASH, translated from the exons ATGTCTACGAAGCAAGTCACTTGCAG ATACTTCATTCATGGCGTTTGTCGAGAGGGGAACAGGTGTATGTTCTCCCATGATCCGACAACGAGCAAGCCCTCAACGATATGTAAATTTTACCAGAAAGGGATTTGTGCTTATGGTGAACGATGCAG ATATGATCACATCAAACCAGGTGGACGAGGGGGTGGTCCTCCTGTGGAGCACACAAATaggggcagcagcagcagcgcagGGGCATCTCTGCCAGGACCCGGACCTCCATCGAATACTGGCAGAAACACTAAGAAAGCGATAGTGTTGAGAGACAGAG CTTTAGCCAGTGACAGTGTAGCGAGCAGAGGCCAGCCTTACAGTGCAGAAAGTGCAGAGGTTCTGGACTGCTGGGATTACAGAGACAACTCTCAGGCCAAACCTCACTCTTACCTGGATGCCATCCGAGCAGGACTGGATAGTTCAGCCACAGCCAGCCCTTTCCCTGACGTTCCCCATCAGCCCCAGCTCTGTCCTTATGCTGCTGCTGGTCAGTGTCACTTTGGAAACACCTGCCCGTATCTTCATGGGGACATGTGTGAGATCTGCAGGTTGCAGGTTTTGCATCCTCACGACCCGGAGCAGAGAGCAGCACATGAGAAA ATGTGTATGATGGCGTTTGAGATGGACATGGAGAAGGCGTTTGCGGTGCAGCACAGTCAGGATAAAGTGTGCAGTATCTGTATGGAGGTGGTGTACGAGAAGGCATCTCCATCTGAGCGAAGGTTTGGGATTCTCTCCAGCTGCTGCCACACGTACTGCCTCAACTGCATTCGACAGTGGCGCTGCGCCAAGCAGTTTGAGAACAAGATTATCAA GTCTTGTCCAGAGTGCAGAGTGGTCTCTGAGTTTGTTATTCCCAGTATCTACTGGGTGGAAGATCAGGATGAAAAGAATCGTCTCATTGAGGAATTCAAATCTGGAGTCAG CAAGAAGCCCTGCAAGTACTTTGACCAGGGGAGAGGAACGTGTCCGTTTGGAGGGAAGTGTTTCTACATGCATGCCTACCCTGACGGAACCAGAGCCGAACCAGACAAACCTCGAAAACAGCTCAGCTCAGAGGGAAACGTTAGG TTCCTTAATTCCGTTCGGCTGTGGGACTTCATTGAGGAACGTGAGCACCGTGGAGTTCCACAGTTTGAAGATGAGGTCAACGAACTTGGAGAACTCTTCATGCAGCTGTCTGCAGCTGGAGAGGAAAGCGGAACCTCGGCATCCCACtga
- the mkrn2os.1 gene encoding MKRN2 opposite strand, tandem duplicate 1, with amino-acid sequence MDRTVVKFSHCGRDIFNFSDQTTKLSSFCQQKQTGARRNTCPVCNESLAFGLLDAPVSLPYPFTNGHTAPCSFLLGANDGPQFLGEWNDTELHVGVSNSNGLVYNYTLSGMQMDQCGWEQCVCIQLVPPWRDSLIASWDKELQLFSALSEWTPERFHEEREFGSCCYGFALTFINHMRALDNKVSLSRNEFTTSQVLPRMKRASMYIKVYEEILQSGFYTIEKNEISSI; translated from the exons ATGGACAGAACAGTGGTGAAGTTCAGTCACTGTGGCagagatatttttaatttttcagaCCAAACGACCAAGTTATCATCATTCtgtcaacaaaaacaaactggtGCTCGGAGAAACACGTGTCCAGTTTGTAACGAGTCTCTTGCTTTTGGACTTTTAGACGCACCTGTGTCGCTTCCATATCCTTTTACAAACGGACACACAGCTCCGTGCTCGTTCCTTCTAGGAGCAAACGACGGACCTCAGTTTTTAGG ggaATGGAACGATACCGAGTTACACGTTGGAGTCTCAAACTCAAATG GTTTGGTCTATAACTACACTCTGTCAGGAATGCAGATGGATCAATGTGGAtgggaacagtgtgtgtgtatacagctGGTCCCACCGTGGAGAGACTCCCTCATAGCTTCTTGGGATAAGGAACTGCAGCTATTTTCAGCACTTTCAGAATGGACTCCAGAGAG GTTCCATGAGGAGAGGGAGTTTGGATCTTGTTGTTATGGTTTTGCACTGACTTTCATAAATCACATGCGAGCACTGGACAATAAGGTCTCCCTTAGCAGGAATGAATTCACCACTTCACAAGTTCTTCCCAGAATGAAACGTGCCTCAATGTACATCAAGGTGTATGAAGAAATACTTCAGAGTGGCTTTTACACCATTGAAAAAAATGAGATATCTTCAATTTAG
- the mkrn2os.2 gene encoding MKRN2 opposite strand protein, with protein MDKSVIKFSHCNKDIFCFFVPEQCPECGVSFSGRRLEEAPISVPDPFSNGHKAPCAFLVAPTEDNILREFDGGSDLHTGITDTKGVVYNYTKTGVRRDHQGWERCISVPLVQPDMYNLINQWDRYLEKFSAAQMWDPLWKNFDEENHNCYSYTLMFINCVLATQSKRALSKDEFTQTFILPRVKRASKYSMLYREISQNHFYIVDSPKRDSREGQSDEEEEGKSKS; from the exons ATGGATAAGAGTGTGATTAAATTCAGCCACTGTAACAAGGACatcttttgtttctttgtccCAGAGCAATGCCCTGAATGTGGTGTAAGCTTCAGCGGCAGGAGGCTGGAGGAAGCCCCCATCAGTGTGCCTGACCCCTTCTCCAACGGACACAAAGCTCCATGTGCCTTTCTCGTTGCCCCAACAGAAGACAACATCCTCAG AGAATTTGATGGCGGGTCAGATCTACACACTGGAATCACTGACACAAAgg gtgtggtTTATAACTACACCAAAACAGGGGTCCGCAGAGACCATCAAGGATGGGAGCGGTGCATTAGTGTGCCCTTAGTTCAGCCAGACATGTACAACCTCATCAATCAGTGGGACCGGTATCTGGAGAAATTTTCCGCTGCTCAGATGTGGGATCCACTGTGGAAAAA CTTTGATGAAGAGAACCACAACTGCTACAGCTACACCCTGATGTTCATTAACTGCGTCCTGGCCACACAGTCAAAACGAGCCCTCAGCAAAGACGAGTTCACACAGACTTTCATCCTGCCACGGGTCAAAAGGGCATCAAAGTACAGCATGTTGTATCGGGAGATCTCCCAGAACCACTTCTACATCGTGGACAGTCCGAAGAGAGACTCGCGTGAAGGTCAGAGTGATGAAGAGGAAGAAGGAAAGAGCAAGTCCTGA